In Asterias rubens chromosome 10, eAstRub1.3, whole genome shotgun sequence, the following proteins share a genomic window:
- the LOC117296113 gene encoding histamine H2 receptor-like has translation MQAQQGDDGDVASSIPLFLTIFLTVFTAVGNLIALLVLGQSRQLRSPAHFLMANLAALDFLTGGVVMTFTIDHALNAETMSPVNDYNAGCQLAGFLRVLSISGSSFTLVALSYERYVAIIYPLKHTHMITTQTAAVYSITIWILAVFIAVMPFWGVGKYQFSDHQLICWPQGVNGVAFVIMFLSSAFAATFLTMILMYILIMKAVRRHRSIIHALVLRIAQGFTGKKVEKFRATRTITLVLGVFFISWIPFTFTQISSILASDTRLEGMRKILAPFLYVNCASNPWIYCGLNATFRSAFKKKLHDFLQFVRRVVAALFYIHNPPAIIPEHQRVVYDGTEQNTHYAPNIRFVIVQPSTT, from the coding sequence ATGCAGGCTCAGCAGGGGGACGATGGTGATGTAGCTAGCAGTATTCCACTCTTTTTGACGATATTTCTGACGGTTTTCACAGCCGTCGGGAACCTGATCGCGTTACTCGTACTGGGCCAAAGCAGACAGCTCAGGTCACCCGCCCATTTCCTAATGGCCAACCTCGCCGCCCTTGACTTCCTAACAGGGGGCGTGGTTATGACGTTTACCATCGACCACGCCCTCAATGCAGAGACAATGAGCCCTGTGAATGATTACAATGCGGGTTGTCAGTTGGCTGGTTTTCTTCGTGTGTTGTCAATCTCTGGATCATCTTTCACCTTGGTGGCACTGAGCTACGAGCGTTACGTCGCCATTATTTATCCACTCAAACACACTCATATGATCACGACTCAAACAGCCGCAGTGTACTCAATCACTATCTGGATTTTAGCCGTCTTCATTGCAGTCATGCCCTTTTGGGGAGTTGGGAAATACCAATTTTCTGATCACCAGCTGATCTGCTGGCCACAGGGGGTCAATGGAGTCGCATTCGTCATCATGTTCCTTTCGTCCGCCTTCGCGGCTACTTTCCTCACTATGATTCTGATGTATATTCTAATAATGAAGGCCGTTCGTAGACACCGGAGTATTATTCACGCCCTCGTGCTACGCATTGCGCAAGGATTCACGGGCAAAAAGGTGGAGAAGTTTCGAGCAACTCGAACCATCACCCTCGTTCTCGGTGTGTTCTTTATTTCCTGGATCCCCTTCACTTTTACCCAAATCTCATCGATTCTCGCGAGTGATACGAGACTTGAAGGCATGCGGAAGATCCTCGCACCGTTCCTGTACGTCAACTGCGCCAGTAACCCGTGGATCTATTGTGGATTGAACGCAACTTTTCGCTCTGCATTTAAGAAAAAGCTCCATGATTTTTTACAGTTCGTTCGACGAGTGGTCGCTGCGCTGTTTTACATCCATAACCCGCCGGCAATAATACCCGAACACCAACGGGTAGTCTATGACGGTACTGAGCAGAACACACATTACGCTCCCAACATAAGATTTGTGATCGTTCAACCCAGTACCACCTGA